One window of the Halobacteriovorax sp. JY17 genome contains the following:
- a CDS encoding translocation/assembly module TamB domain-containing protein, whose protein sequence is MSTWKFVQSEYFGGIIANEINKSISSKLDLDLSFSNIEIEMFPPATKLKNVTIVSSRKEYEFDIRAGSLILTFGLSDFFGNKFSIKEISLVDADIDLSNLVLKEEGGVIKEQDYFPFIKELFQENLPFRIGGINLERSNISSSYIEGFFKKMNVTVYKSVVEANISGYGVSLNEKILKNKNINNLDYLSIEFHLNEKKLLLKKSEFWKQSQNIVLEGALLFNKELSFKGAGYFRGMLENLNFLEQYGFYREISPKGVVEIKTNIESNLSNKFKLDGSLRLVNLKSKYANLENLFSKFKIDDTEIFLEEAVAEDRGGKITLKNPTKVYDLKESEFIGEDVAFTFDNFHTNSLLYFLKDTLGILKGRLNGEVIGKWENEKLKFNIGEGSSLEKFTLESSSKTPILKNEKVSINGVSVNVDLEGLVDMNFDISTGSSSRIIGTGRVNRDKVDFKVEKSKVDFEEIGPISGLPLYGVGDFEMIIKGAGSDVNFDFGLDMSKVKILDFNITKLKGHLGLDLKELVLSVKGVTGEFKSTSYSSSGFIDFEKNKINLGIDIKKTELEDAIHILEPVTKDLNFLKSKYLSLGFKSRVKLSGGLSSDELRIYGIVDGRDLNIFKEKSESLLFNFDYVDNVLSFNEVKLRQSSSELMGQFKINTKSNYFEYDAKLVTGQLEDFEAYRVLNLGYSSEVSGEFYGKGTINDFSTRSHLKFTNSFLGNIQVPESLVTIYNNSKEVFSSGNFLGDRSSYNLYLNFDKNNPQKSYVNAFMNFENIKELVGVVSNHNMDNEVIAGSIKGSLKSSFSVYQLENLSIDVTLEDLIFKKEDEVLRINGDEARFSLKNGSVEKVNFNVVSNKGNFFKFFGKGNLSDGINIKQEFKLDSSFLELLSAKISKSSGAIFGEGSLSGSIDDLVFEHSFGGEDIFLNILGVLSSFSNVSFDLVFEQNSLMINKVNGLFGKGDVEARGFIKFLLPYPEIDLNLSFSNSYIPLFKKSGVLASGLAKIEGREFPYLLNGGITILNGTINDELQDLAPSGVSTGNVTTKYVPENKFDNKFDLFDLDLSVNFDKPIVVRNLLTDLRLLGNGRVRGKLYKPTVNGVVEVVPGLSKLLFKGNEFILKEGTIVFTEDKGLVPELNFTSSSVVNQYTVNLDVYGLANNPQLNISSDPFLNQEDIFSLLTLGFTSEVSDQLEEKERRSATTLGIGTLLFDQLLKNQGLSSNLGLKLSVLPEFEENESSLLKGKSGVSDNRSGRYKSATKIKLEKKLSRNVDLSLASTVGGSAEQKQEMNVNYNILKNVSLEGVYEINSTNEEQSKEPKSFGVDVKIQWTY, encoded by the coding sequence ATGTCGACGTGGAAATTTGTTCAGTCAGAATATTTTGGAGGAATAATTGCCAATGAAATTAACAAAAGCATAAGCAGTAAGCTTGATCTTGATCTATCTTTTTCAAATATCGAAATAGAAATGTTCCCACCAGCAACCAAGTTAAAAAATGTTACTATTGTAAGCTCTAGAAAAGAGTATGAGTTTGATATCAGGGCGGGGAGCTTGATCCTTACATTTGGCTTAAGTGATTTCTTTGGAAATAAGTTTTCAATAAAAGAAATTAGCCTTGTAGATGCAGATATAGATTTAAGTAATCTAGTCTTAAAGGAAGAGGGCGGAGTAATTAAGGAGCAGGACTACTTTCCTTTTATTAAAGAACTATTTCAAGAAAACCTTCCATTTAGAATTGGAGGTATAAATCTCGAGAGATCAAATATTAGTTCTTCTTACATAGAGGGATTCTTTAAGAAGATGAATGTAACCGTGTACAAGTCTGTAGTAGAGGCAAATATAAGTGGTTATGGAGTAAGTTTAAATGAAAAAATATTAAAAAATAAAAATATTAATAATCTAGATTATCTGTCCATTGAGTTTCATTTAAATGAGAAAAAGCTTCTACTTAAGAAGAGTGAGTTTTGGAAGCAATCTCAAAATATTGTGTTAGAAGGAGCTTTGCTTTTTAATAAAGAACTTTCATTTAAGGGGGCAGGTTACTTTAGGGGAATGCTAGAGAACTTAAACTTTTTAGAACAATATGGTTTTTATAGAGAGATATCGCCAAAGGGTGTGGTTGAAATAAAAACAAATATTGAAAGTAATCTTTCCAATAAGTTTAAGCTAGATGGTTCGTTACGATTAGTAAATCTAAAGTCTAAGTACGCCAATCTCGAAAACTTGTTTAGTAAGTTTAAAATAGATGATACTGAAATATTCTTAGAGGAGGCGGTCGCCGAAGATCGTGGTGGTAAAATAACCTTGAAAAACCCTACTAAGGTTTATGATCTTAAAGAGTCTGAATTTATTGGAGAGGATGTTGCGTTTACCTTTGATAATTTTCATACAAATTCATTACTTTACTTTTTAAAAGATACTCTCGGAATTCTAAAGGGACGGTTGAATGGTGAAGTAATCGGTAAATGGGAAAATGAAAAGCTGAAGTTTAATATAGGTGAAGGCAGTAGTCTTGAGAAATTCACTTTGGAGTCTTCTTCAAAAACACCAATCCTAAAAAATGAAAAAGTTAGTATCAATGGAGTTTCTGTAAATGTTGATCTAGAAGGTCTTGTTGATATGAACTTTGATATTTCGACAGGAAGCTCATCGAGAATTATTGGAACAGGAAGAGTAAATAGAGACAAAGTAGACTTTAAGGTTGAAAAGTCAAAAGTCGACTTTGAAGAAATAGGCCCAATTTCAGGTCTTCCTCTCTATGGTGTAGGTGATTTTGAAATGATTATTAAAGGAGCGGGTTCAGATGTAAACTTTGACTTTGGTCTTGATATGTCAAAAGTAAAAATCTTAGACTTTAATATTACAAAGTTAAAAGGACACCTTGGGTTAGATCTAAAAGAATTAGTTTTAAGTGTAAAAGGGGTGACCGGAGAATTTAAGAGTACCTCTTATTCTTCAAGTGGATTTATTGATTTTGAAAAAAATAAAATAAACCTCGGTATTGATATAAAGAAAACGGAATTAGAAGATGCCATTCATATCTTAGAGCCAGTCACGAAAGATTTAAATTTTCTTAAGTCAAAATACCTATCTCTAGGATTCAAGTCTCGTGTAAAGCTTTCCGGAGGGCTTTCGAGTGATGAGCTTAGAATTTATGGAATTGTTGATGGGCGCGATCTTAATATATTTAAAGAGAAATCAGAGTCTCTCTTGTTTAATTTTGACTACGTGGACAATGTTCTTTCTTTTAACGAGGTGAAGTTGCGGCAATCTTCATCTGAGTTAATGGGACAATTTAAAATAAATACTAAAAGTAATTACTTTGAATATGATGCTAAGCTTGTAACTGGACAGCTTGAGGATTTTGAGGCCTATCGAGTCTTAAATCTAGGGTATTCAAGTGAGGTTAGTGGGGAGTTCTATGGAAAGGGAACTATAAATGACTTTTCAACAAGGTCTCATTTGAAATTTACGAATAGCTTTCTCGGAAATATTCAAGTACCAGAGTCTCTTGTTACAATTTATAACAACTCCAAAGAAGTCTTCTCTAGTGGGAATTTCTTGGGAGATCGATCATCTTATAATTTATATCTAAATTTTGATAAAAATAACCCTCAAAAATCTTATGTGAACGCATTTATGAATTTTGAGAACATAAAGGAATTGGTTGGTGTTGTCTCAAACCACAATATGGATAACGAGGTAATTGCGGGATCAATAAAAGGAAGTTTAAAAAGTAGTTTCTCTGTATATCAACTAGAGAATTTGTCAATAGATGTAACTCTTGAAGATTTGATTTTTAAAAAAGAGGATGAAGTTCTTAGAATAAATGGTGATGAAGCAAGATTTTCTTTAAAGAATGGTAGCGTCGAAAAAGTTAATTTTAATGTTGTAAGTAATAAAGGTAATTTCTTCAAATTTTTCGGGAAAGGAAATTTATCCGATGGTATAAATATAAAGCAAGAGTTTAAATTAGACTCATCTTTCTTAGAGCTACTTTCTGCAAAAATATCAAAGTCTAGCGGTGCAATTTTTGGAGAGGGAAGTCTTTCTGGAAGTATAGATGACCTTGTCTTTGAGCACTCCTTTGGGGGAGAAGATATTTTTCTTAATATTCTTGGGGTACTTAGCTCCTTCTCAAACGTTTCCTTTGATCTTGTTTTTGAGCAGAATAGTCTCATGATTAACAAGGTGAATGGACTATTTGGAAAAGGAGATGTTGAAGCAAGAGGGTTTATTAAATTCTTACTTCCATATCCTGAAATTGATCTTAACCTATCTTTTTCTAACAGCTATATCCCACTTTTTAAAAAAAGTGGTGTTCTTGCGTCTGGGTTGGCAAAAATCGAGGGGCGTGAATTTCCTTATCTATTAAACGGAGGTATTACGATTTTAAATGGAACAATTAATGATGAACTTCAGGACCTTGCACCTTCGGGAGTTTCAACAGGAAATGTTACAACAAAGTATGTTCCTGAGAATAAATTTGATAATAAGTTTGATCTCTTTGATTTAGATCTCTCTGTTAATTTTGATAAGCCAATTGTAGTTAGAAACCTATTAACAGATCTGAGGCTGCTTGGTAATGGTCGAGTAAGAGGGAAACTCTATAAACCTACTGTTAATGGTGTTGTCGAAGTTGTTCCAGGATTAAGCAAATTATTGTTTAAGGGAAATGAATTTATCTTAAAAGAGGGTACGATTGTTTTTACTGAGGATAAGGGGCTTGTTCCCGAATTGAACTTTACAAGTAGTAGCGTTGTTAATCAGTATACTGTTAACTTAGATGTTTACGGCTTGGCGAATAATCCACAGTTGAATATTTCTTCAGATCCATTTTTAAATCAAGAGGATATTTTTAGTCTTTTAACTTTAGGATTTACGTCGGAGGTTTCAGATCAACTTGAAGAGAAAGAAAGAAGATCTGCAACAACTCTTGGAATTGGTACTCTTTTATTTGATCAATTATTAAAGAATCAAGGGCTGAGTTCTAATCTCGGATTGAAGTTGAGTGTTTTACCTGAATTTGAGGAAAATGAATCATCTTTGTTGAAGGGGAAATCAGGAGTTTCTGATAATAGGTCTGGAAGATATAAGAGTGCTACCAAAATTAAACTCGAGAAGAAATTGAGTCGTAATGTTGATTTATCACTTGCTAGTACCGTTGGTGGAAGTGCAGAGCAAAAGCAAGAGATGAATGTAAATTATAATATTTTAAAGAATGTTTCACTTGAGGGGGTTTATGAAATAAACTCTACAAATGAAGAACAATCAAAAGAACCAAAGTCGTTTGGTGTGGATGTGAAAATACAATGGACCTATTAA
- a CDS encoding outer membrane protein assembly factor produces the protein MDLLRRVTLILAFLILSSVYAQEIKDFSLDCKGTIAKCSDVSKDLKSKISEGFNFAGVKDYLGLVLYDNSISKLGYALNENKINLNISFYKKIESFRIQHSTDIDTSAIERLVGLTEGSFYKKDVLEKAKEQVLNYFVERGYTNSKIKIETKEKGFRVSILFNVTTGSFTKVKDIEVVSSSPKGAIELISRRFNKFQNKVWNKIDLKFEAERLSADLFNQGYFSSSVAILEPSIEKKGTESFVKLRVKVDLGDKNSFSFHGNNIFTHQDILLELKENIKSNLGTFKEEDLRLLVVKMYENIGVFNSDVSVYRNLGTDKDGQSFINYFFNIREGGKIITNTLSFVGNFDFSIEEIRTHYFDNASVLASRGFLDLNYVNNFSSLLREKYLRAGYVQVDISKPRVSYNDLRSRVDIEYRIKERQKAILASINFSGVPLSYRDEIRSILKNKKNSPVNVLELDSDIDTSVQFLKSKGYFFAVANKLKPDEVLTYDATYSSAIFNIDINIGDKVTYNNAVISGYSKTKRIVIEREIEFAEGEILTPGKVQDLKNRLTSLGLFSNIEIKPLFDKETKNYNLLIQVQEKDFGTAFFAPGYRTDIGYKFSVGTNYNNINGMNRVASLRAQVNRRDSYRAFDNRRRTEKKDMLEFYFRGNLTEPYFLPDIFGKKLEADMGFSIERKRYYEFDADRLRISPTLSKKFNDFFSASLKYQWERINQYDATSAINNDDFNIGGITPGISLDFRDDPITPRKGSFFSLSVEFANRFFGSMDNDTIKVNYYKLVSRNRFYYPMGNFVFALSASWGVQKNFANKLKVDSAGNPVLDADGNTQTEGYIPSIKVFRLNGVDIVRGFAEDEINILLNDSDIGDTVIRNKAYFANLKFEARYSVTDTFVMGPFFDAGRVYVDQLQPLKLRTAAGLTLKYITPVGSLDFDYGVKLKRFRRSAQGRESFGRFHLSIGFF, from the coding sequence ATGGACCTATTAAGAAGAGTAACTCTTATTCTCGCATTCTTGATTTTATCGAGTGTTTATGCACAAGAGATAAAGGACTTTTCTTTAGATTGTAAAGGGACGATAGCGAAGTGTTCAGACGTTTCAAAAGACTTAAAAAGTAAAATTTCAGAAGGTTTTAATTTTGCCGGAGTAAAAGATTATTTAGGTCTGGTCTTATATGATAACTCTATTTCCAAATTAGGCTATGCGCTTAATGAAAATAAAATAAATCTCAATATTTCTTTCTATAAAAAAATTGAATCATTTCGTATTCAGCATTCTACAGATATTGATACTTCTGCAATTGAAAGGCTTGTTGGTTTAACTGAAGGATCATTTTATAAGAAAGATGTATTAGAGAAAGCAAAAGAGCAGGTTCTTAATTACTTCGTTGAAAGAGGGTACACAAACTCAAAAATTAAGATAGAGACAAAAGAGAAGGGATTTAGAGTATCGATACTCTTTAATGTAACAACAGGTTCTTTTACTAAAGTGAAAGATATTGAAGTTGTTTCAAGTAGTCCAAAAGGGGCAATAGAGTTAATTTCAAGAAGGTTTAATAAGTTTCAGAATAAAGTTTGGAATAAAATTGATTTGAAGTTTGAAGCGGAGAGACTATCTGCTGATTTGTTTAATCAAGGATACTTTTCAAGTTCTGTGGCGATTCTTGAGCCTTCGATTGAGAAGAAAGGAACTGAAAGTTTTGTGAAACTAAGAGTTAAAGTTGACTTAGGAGACAAGAATAGTTTCAGTTTTCATGGGAACAATATATTCACACACCAAGATATTCTTTTAGAGCTTAAGGAGAATATAAAGTCTAATCTAGGGACTTTTAAAGAGGAGGACCTTCGCTTACTTGTTGTGAAAATGTATGAAAACATTGGAGTCTTTAATTCAGATGTTTCTGTTTATAGAAATCTTGGAACGGATAAGGACGGACAATCTTTTATTAATTACTTTTTTAACATACGAGAAGGGGGAAAAATAATTACTAATACTCTCTCATTTGTCGGTAATTTTGACTTTTCTATTGAAGAGATTAGGACACATTATTTCGATAACGCTAGTGTCTTAGCGAGTAGAGGTTTTTTAGATTTAAACTATGTAAATAATTTCTCATCTCTCTTAAGAGAAAAGTATTTAAGAGCTGGTTATGTTCAAGTTGATATTTCTAAACCGAGAGTTTCTTATAATGACTTAAGGTCTAGAGTCGATATTGAGTATCGAATTAAAGAAAGGCAAAAAGCGATTCTGGCAAGTATCAATTTTTCGGGAGTCCCTTTAAGCTATAGAGACGAAATAAGAAGTATTTTGAAAAATAAGAAAAATTCCCCTGTTAATGTGTTAGAGCTTGATAGTGATATTGATACTTCCGTACAGTTTTTAAAGTCAAAAGGGTACTTCTTTGCAGTGGCCAATAAGTTGAAGCCTGATGAAGTATTGACCTATGATGCTACTTATAGCTCCGCGATTTTCAATATTGATATTAATATTGGAGATAAAGTAACTTATAATAATGCAGTAATTTCAGGATACTCTAAAACTAAGAGAATTGTTATTGAAAGAGAGATAGAGTTCGCCGAGGGAGAGATTCTAACACCAGGAAAGGTTCAGGATTTAAAGAATAGACTCACCTCATTGGGGCTATTCTCTAATATTGAAATTAAACCACTATTTGATAAAGAAACAAAGAATTACAATTTGTTAATTCAAGTACAAGAAAAAGATTTTGGAACAGCATTCTTTGCTCCTGGGTATAGAACAGATATAGGATATAAATTTTCTGTTGGGACAAATTATAATAATATTAATGGAATGAATAGGGTTGCTTCCTTGAGGGCCCAGGTAAACCGAAGAGATAGTTATCGTGCCTTCGATAATAGAAGAAGAACTGAAAAAAAAGATATGCTTGAATTTTACTTTAGGGGTAATTTGACAGAGCCATATTTCCTACCTGATATCTTTGGCAAAAAATTAGAAGCAGATATGGGATTTTCAATCGAAAGGAAGAGATATTATGAATTCGATGCAGATAGGTTGAGGATTTCTCCTACGTTATCTAAGAAGTTCAATGATTTCTTTTCAGCTTCTTTAAAATATCAGTGGGAAAGAATAAATCAATATGACGCCACAAGTGCTATCAATAATGATGACTTTAATATTGGTGGTATAACTCCAGGGATCTCTCTTGACTTTAGAGACGACCCTATTACTCCAAGGAAGGGAAGCTTCTTTAGTCTTTCAGTAGAGTTTGCTAATAGGTTCTTTGGTTCAATGGATAATGATACGATTAAGGTAAATTACTATAAGCTCGTTTCTCGTAATAGGTTCTATTACCCAATGGGAAATTTTGTTTTTGCATTAAGTGCGAGTTGGGGTGTTCAGAAAAACTTCGCCAATAAATTGAAAGTAGATAGCGCCGGTAACCCAGTTCTGGATGCAGATGGAAATACGCAAACAGAGGGCTATATACCGTCAATCAAGGTCTTTAGATTAAATGGTGTAGATATTGTAAGAGGTTTTGCGGAGGACGAGATTAACATCCTTCTAAATGATAGTGATATTGGTGACACGGTTATTAGAAATAAGGCCTATTTTGCAAACCTTAAGTTTGAAGCTAGATACTCGGTAACAGATACGTTTGTAATGGGGCCATTTTTCGATGCTGGACGAGTCTATGTTGATCAATTACAGCCACTTAAGCTTAGAACGGCTGCAGGGTTAACTTTAAAGTATATAACCCCAGTGGGATCCTTGGATTTTGACTATGGCGTTAAATTAAAGCGTTTTAGGAGAAGTGCTCAAGGTAGAGAAAGTTTTGGTCGATTTCACCTCTCAATTGGATTCTTTTAG
- the rplM gene encoding 50S ribosomal protein L13: MYTQKSFVLKPADADKKWHLVDAQDKVVGRLATEIANILRGKNSPKYTPHTDSGDFVVVINAEKVKFTGAKWDKKVYHWHTNHIGGLKSRTAKEQLERKPEQILMNAVKGMLPKNSLGRKQLTKLKLFAGEAHSHEAQQPVALEIK, encoded by the coding sequence ATGTACACGCAGAAGTCTTTTGTATTGAAGCCAGCTGACGCAGACAAAAAGTGGCATCTTGTAGATGCTCAAGATAAAGTTGTTGGAAGACTTGCGACTGAAATAGCAAATATCCTGAGAGGGAAAAACAGTCCTAAGTATACTCCTCACACTGATTCGGGTGACTTTGTAGTCGTGATCAACGCTGAGAAAGTTAAGTTTACAGGTGCAAAATGGGATAAGAAAGTTTATCACTGGCACACTAACCACATTGGTGGATTAAAGTCTAGAACTGCTAAAGAGCAATTAGAGAGAAAGCCTGAGCAGATTCTTATGAATGCTGTTAAAGGAATGCTACCTAAGAATTCTTTAGGAAGAAAACAACTAACTAAGCTTAAGTTATTCGCAGGTGAGGCACACTCTCACGAAGCGCAACAACCTGTAGCTTTAGAAATTAAATAA
- the rpsI gene encoding 30S ribosomal protein S9: protein MATKGKTYDAHAVGRRKTSVARVYVKEGSGKITVNKREFKEYFDKGTNRYVVTQPLNLVKLADKYDINVNVNGGGTTGQAGAVRLGIARAILKVDPALRAELKAAGFLTRDSRKVERKKYGLKGARAKYQFSKR from the coding sequence ATGGCTACTAAAGGTAAAACTTACGATGCGCATGCTGTAGGAAGAAGAAAGACCTCTGTTGCTAGAGTCTACGTAAAAGAAGGTTCTGGAAAAATTACAGTAAATAAAAGAGAATTTAAAGAGTACTTTGATAAAGGGACTAACAGATATGTTGTTACTCAACCTTTAAACTTAGTGAAGCTTGCTGATAAATACGACATTAACGTAAATGTTAATGGTGGTGGAACTACTGGTCAGGCTGGAGCTGTTAGACTTGGAATTGCTAGAGCAATTTTAAAAGTTGATCCTGCTCTTAGAGCTGAGCTTAAGGCAGCTGGATTCCTTACAAGAGACTCAAGAAAAGTTGAACGTAAGAAATACGGTCTTAAAGGCGCAAGAGCTAAGTACCAATTCTCTAAGAGATAA